One window from the genome of Grus americana isolate bGruAme1 chromosome 2, bGruAme1.mat, whole genome shotgun sequence encodes:
- the PDIA4 gene encoding protein disulfide-isomerase A4 has product MRLSGLWVLVLLLGLAQVALLARGAAAEEDDDDGESVTKEADDDGDDEDEDEEDDDDDDSEVKEENGVLVLNDANFDTFTADKDTVLLEFYAPWCGHCKQFAPEYEKIAKTLKENDPPIPVAKVDATAATSLASRFDVSGYPTIKILKKGQPVDYDGSRTEDAIVAKVKEVSDPNWTPPPEATLVLTQDNFDDVVNGADIILVEFYAPWCGHCKRLAPEYEKAAQELSKHTPPIPLAKVDATAETELAKKFDVTGYPTLKIFRKGKPYDYSGPREKYGIVDYMIEQAGPPSKQIQATKQVQEFLRDGDDVIIIGVFSGENDKAYQLYQEAANSLREDYKFHHTFSNEIAKLLKASPGKLVVMQPEKFQSKHESKMHVLDLKDSTDGSEIKEHVLKHALPLVGHRKPSNDAKRYAKRPLVVVYYSVDFSFDYRVATQYWRGKVLEVAKDFPEYVFAVSDEEDYSSEIKDLGLLESGEDVNVAILDEGGKKYAMEPEEFDSDVLRQFVLAFKKGKLKPIVKSQPVPKNNKGPVKVVVGKTFDTIVMDPKNDVLIEFYAPWCGHCKKLEPVYTELGKKYKNEKNLVIAKMDATANDVTSDHYKVEGFPTIYFAPRDKKNNPIKFEGGDRDLEHLSKFIEEHATKLSRAKEEL; this is encoded by the exons ATGAGGCTGAGCGGGCTGTGGGTGTTGGTGCTGCTGCTAGGGCTGGCCCAGGTCGCCCTCCTGGCGCGGGGCGCGGCGGCTGAGGAGGACGACGACGACGGAG aatcTGTTACAAAAGAAgctgatgatgatggtgatgatgaagatgaagatgaagaagatgatgatgatgacgattctgaagttaaagaagaaaatggtgtATTAGTCTTGAATGATGCAAACTTTGACACCTTTACTGCAGACAAGgacactgtgctgctggagtTCTATGCACCATG GTGTGGGCATTGcaagcagtttgctcctgaataTGAAAAGATAGCCAAAACTCTGAAGGAAAATGACCCTCCTATTCCAGTTGCCAAAGTAGATGCTACAGCAGCCACTTCACTAGCAAGTCGTTTTGATGTCAGTGGCTACCCAACCatcaaaatcctgaaaaaagGCCAACCTGTTGACTATGACGGTTCTCGGACAGAAGATG CAATTGTGGCCAAAGTCAAGGAGGTTTCTGACCCCAATTGGACCCCTCCACCAGAAGCTACCCTGGTATTGACACAGGATAATTTTGATGATGTCGTGAATGGTGCCGACATAATCCTGGTGGAGTTCTATGCTCCATG GTGTGGACACTGCAAAAGGCTTGCTCCAGAATACGAGAAGGCTGCCCAGGAGCTCAGCAAGCACACACCTCCTATTCCCCTAGCTAAAGTCGATGCCACTGCTGAAACTGAGCTTGCAAAGAAGTTTGATGTTACTGGCTACCCAACTCTGAAAATCTTCCGCAAGGGCAAACCTTATGACTACAGTGGTCCACGGGAGAAATACG GTATTGTCGACTACATGATTGAACAGGCTGGTCCTCCATCCAAACAGATTCAGGCTACCAAGCAGGTACAGGAATTTCTGCGGGATGGGGATGATGTCATCATCATTGGTGTCTTTAGTGGAGAGAATGACAAAGCCTATCAGCTCTATCAGGAAGCAG CTAACAGTTTGAGAGAAGATTACAAGTTCCATCACACCTTCAGCAACGAGATTGCAAAACTATTGAAAGCATCTCCAGGAAAACTGGTTGTCATGCAGCCAGAAAAATTTCAGTCAAAGCATGAGTCCAAGATGCATGTTCTGGATCTTAAA GACTCTACAGATGGATCAGAAATTAAAGAACACGTGCTAAAACATGCTTTGCCTCTAGTTGGTCATCGCAAGCCTTCCAATGATGCTAAAAGATACGCTAAGCGTCCTCTAGTGGTTGTCTATTATTCTGTAGACTTCAGTTTTGACTATCGTGTTG CTACCCAGTACTGGAGAGGCAAAGTCCTGGAAGTGGCGAAAGACTTCCCTGAATATGTGTTTGCTGTTTCTGATGAGGAAGAttattcttctgaaataaaagatttgggcCTGCTTGAGAGTGGAGAGGATGTCAATGTTGCCATTTTGGATGAAGGTGGCAAGAAATATGCCATGGAGCCAGAAGAGTTTGATTCTGATGTACTCAGGCAATTTGTGCTGGCCTTCAAAAAAG GAAAACTGAAGCCTATTGTGAAGTCCCAGCCAGTgccaaaaaataacaaagggcCTGTGAAAGTGGTAGTGGGTAAAACTTTTGATACCATAGTAATGGATCCAAAGAATGATGTTCTCATAGAGTTCTATGCCCCATGGTGCGGACACTGCAAGAAACTAGAACCAGTGTATACCGAGCTAGGCAAAAAATacaagaatgagaaaaatctaGTCATAGCCAAGATGGATGCTACTGCCAATGACGTGACAAGTGACCACTACAAAGTAGAGGGATTCCCCACTATCTACTTTGCTCCAAGGGACAAGAAGAACAACCCTATTAAATTTGAAGGCGGGGACAGAGATTTAGAGCATTTGAGCAAATTTATAGAGGAGCATGCAACAAAACTCTCCAGAGCAAAAGAAGAGCTATAG